The Nitrospirota bacterium sequence CGGGCTGTTGGTGGTGCAGGGGCTGAACCTGGCGGTGCGGCACGGGGGCGAGGTCCCGCCCGGCGGGTCCATCGCCATGCCCCTGATCGTGAACGTGATCGGCGCGGCGCTGACCGGGCTGCAGGGCTGGTACGGAGGGGAGTTGGTCTTCCGGCACCATGTCGGGGTCGAGCTGCCGGAGGCGCCCCTTCCCGGTCACCAGGGGAAGCCCAAGGAGAGGGAGAAGGGGCCGAAGTTTCATTATTGACCGGATGCCCGCGACTCGCCGTCCGGAGGAGTCGAGGGCCGGGGAGTTGATCTCGAACGATGCCAGACCACGCGGCACGCACCCGCGACGCCATTATTGGAGGGGACTGGAACGCGGTTCAGGCCGAGGCCGAGGCCTGGGTCTCAGGCCTGTCGGCAGCCGGCCGGCAAGACCCTCGGCCGCACTTTGCCCTGAACGTGACCCATCTTCTAAAGGGGGCATTCAAGGAAGCCTGGCGGCTCCACTCGGTCTGCTTGCAGGAAGCGGCCGACATCGAAACGGTCCGGGGCTGGGTGGAGGCCCTGCTCAAAGAGCAGCCGGAGCAGGCCAACCTGCAGCTCGTGGCCGGGCTGTTCCTGTCCCAGTCGGGCCAGTCCGAACAGTCCGTTGACCGCTACAAGGAAGCCATCCGGCTGGATCCCCGCTCGGCCTACCCCCACTATTTTCTCGGCCAGATCCACGAGCGGGCCGGCCGGCCCGAGCAGGCGATCAAAGAGTATCGGGAAGCGGTGAAGCTGGCGCCCGCCTTCGCCCCGGCCCGGATGAACCTCGGCGTGGTCTACCAGCATCAGGGGCAGTTGGAGATGGCCATTCCCCAGTATCGGGAGGTCATCAAGCTGCACCCCGACGACGCGATGGCGCATGCGAACCTGGCCTGCGCACTGGCGGAGCAGGGGAAGATGGAGCCGGCGGTCCTGGAGTACAAGGAAGCCCTGCGGCTGAATCCCGGCGACGCGGAGGTGCACTTCGCGCTCGGCGGCCTCTACGAGGGCCGCGGGCGCCTGGACCTGGCGCAGAGAGAGTATGAAGCGGCCTTGAAGGCCGACCCCAGCTTCGGGGCGGCGGAGACCGCGATCGGATGGATCCGCTTGGGCAAGGGCTGGCGGGAAGAGGCCTTCGAGTCCTTCAACCGCGCGCTCCGGGCGAATCCGGAGGACGCGCGGGCCTACCTCGGCATCGCCAAGGTGTACCTCCTCCGGGGCAAGCAGCAGTCGGCGATGGAGAACTACGCCCAGGCGCTGCGGCTGGAGAAGGACCCGGAGAAGAAGAACCAGATCATGAACGACCTGTTCCGCGAGGGAAACACCTGGGACGTGTGAACGGGGAGGGCCGGGTGACGAGCGGCACGGAGCAGGAAGGGTGACGAACGGTGGCCGGATTCAGGCTGCTCGACGATGCAATGGAGTCCGGGTGGCTGCTGCGAGTCTCACCGTTGGCCAGCCGCCTCATCGGACTAGGCGGAACGGCGGCCGGCACCCAATCTGGCCATTGAAGCTACGCTCCCGCCGTCAGCAGCCTTCACCGGCCATCCGTTCCACCCTGACAACGGAGAGGGAGCGACGGGAATAGGTCGTGACGGACCTATCCCCGTTTCTGCTAGTGCTGTGGGAAGAACTATGAAACCGGAAAGCCGATTCGTGGCGGGGCTGCTGGTGCTCGGCGCGGCGCTGGTCGCAAGCGCCTGCGCGAGTCCTTTGCATACCGCTGCTGAGCGCGGCGATGTCCAGGCCGTACGCACGCTGCTTGACCAGGGAGCCCAGGTGAACGAAGAAGGGGATCCTGGCGACAAATGGCTTCATGCGACGGCCCTGCACTGGGCCGCGGCGAGGGGGCACCTGCAGGTCATGGAGCTGCTACTCGATCGCGGGGCCGATGTCAACTTCAGGATAGCCCATGACCAGACTCCTCTCCACTGGGCGAGTGGAGCCGGCCAGCTCAAGGCTGTACAGCTCCTGCTCGATCGCGGCGCGGACGTAAACGCGAAGAATGCGTATGGTGATACCGCGCTGCACGATGCGGCCAAGCACGGGCACGCGCAGGTTGTCCGGCTCTTGCTGGAACGAGGCGCCATGGCCGGCGACACGAACAGGTATGGGGAGACACCCGCCGCTGTCGCGAAAGGAGAGGGCCACCCGGCCGTGGCCCAGATGCTGGAGCAAGCAGAGGCGCGTCAGCTTGGAACCGCACCGTTTGTGGCGTCCTCTCCCGAATCGGCCTCGTCCGTCCCTCCAGTTTCAGCCAGGGTTCAGGACAGCGATGTGGACCAGCCGCCGGTTGCGGGACGAACCAAGCAGAATCGTTATGCGGTCGTGGTCGGGATCGAGCAGTACCGCACCAAGCTGCCGAAGGCCGACTTCGCCGCTCAGGACGCCAGGGTCATGGGGGCCTATTTGACGAAGAGCATGGGCTTCTCGGAGGAGAACGTCGCGATCCTGGTGAACGAGAACGCCACGCGCACGGACATGGAAAAGTATCTGGAACACTGGCTGCCCAACCGCGTCGAGAAAGACGGCACCGTGTTCGTCTACTATTCCGGGCATGGGGCGCCGAATCCCAAGACCGGCGACGCCTATCTCGTACCCTATGACGGGGACCCAAGCTTCGTGGAGGCAACCGGCTATCCCTTGAAGCGGCTCTATGAGCAGCTTGGCAAACTGCCGGCCAAGGAGGTCGTCGTCCTGCTCGATTCCTGCTTTTCCGGCGCCGGCGGCCGGTCCGTGATCGCCAAGGGCATGAGGCCGATGGTGCTTTCGGTCGAGAACCCGGTGCTGGCCGGCGGGAAAACCGTGGTCCTCGCAGCCAGCAAGGGCGATCAAGTCTCCAGCACCTATGATCAGAAGGGCCACGGGCTGCTCACCTATTTCTTCCTCAAGGGACTGCGGGGCGAGGCGGACGCGAACAAGGACGGATCGGTGGACCTGGCCGAGGTCTACGAATATCTGAAGCCGCAGGTGGAGCGCACCGCCAGGCGGGAGTTCAACAACGATCAGACGCCGCAATTGCTCGGCAGCCCCGGCCTGCTGTCCAAGGGCGTCCGCCTAGTCGAGCGCGCCGGTACATCGAAACCGTAAGGCAAGGGGTCAGTGGTCCGTGGTCAGTGAAGGAAGAAGGACAGTAGGTCCACTGACCACTGCCCCCTGACCACCGCTCAGAGGTCGCGGATGGCGCCTTGCAGGACGGTGATCTGGGTGAGGGGATCACCGGCGCTTTTCAATTCGGCCCGGATCTGATCCTTCAGGTAGGACGAATAGCCGACCCGGTCCAGCAGGATTTCGAGAAATCGCTCGGCCGGCAGCAGGCTGTGGCTCTTCAGCTCCACGAGGGTCTCGTCGCTCACGGGCACGTAGATGCTGCCGATATGCAGCACGACCTTGTAGTAATGGCCGTTGCCCAGCCGTTCGAACCGCAAGCCTTTCACGGTCGGTCTCCCTCCCGGAGCGTTGACGGGCGTCATTGTAGTCAAACGGGTACGGGAAGACAAGAGCGGGCGGACCGGCCCCGCGCCACATTTTTTACTTCCCAAATGGCCGGGGGATGGGGTATAGTGCAGGACTTCGTGCATAACCTCTCGTTCCTGCTTGAGAATTCGAGAAGGAGGCGATAGACGATGAAGACCCTGCTCCTGAACCCGCCCTCGTTCGAGCAAT is a genomic window containing:
- a CDS encoding ankyrin repeat domain-containing protein, with protein sequence MKPESRFVAGLLVLGAALVASACASPLHTAAERGDVQAVRTLLDQGAQVNEEGDPGDKWLHATALHWAAARGHLQVMELLLDRGADVNFRIAHDQTPLHWASGAGQLKAVQLLLDRGADVNAKNAYGDTALHDAAKHGHAQVVRLLLERGAMAGDTNRYGETPAAVAKGEGHPAVAQMLEQAEARQLGTAPFVASSPESASSVPPVSARVQDSDVDQPPVAGRTKQNRYAVVVGIEQYRTKLPKADFAAQDARVMGAYLTKSMGFSEENVAILVNENATRTDMEKYLEHWLPNRVEKDGTVFVYYSGHGAPNPKTGDAYLVPYDGDPSFVEATGYPLKRLYEQLGKLPAKEVVVLLDSCFSGAGGRSVIAKGMRPMVLSVENPVLAGGKTVVLAASKGDQVSSTYDQKGHGLLTYFFLKGLRGEADANKDGSVDLAEVYEYLKPQVERTARREFNNDQTPQLLGSPGLLSKGVRLVERAGTSKP
- a CDS encoding tetratricopeptide repeat protein, translated to MPDHAARTRDAIIGGDWNAVQAEAEAWVSGLSAAGRQDPRPHFALNVTHLLKGAFKEAWRLHSVCLQEAADIETVRGWVEALLKEQPEQANLQLVAGLFLSQSGQSEQSVDRYKEAIRLDPRSAYPHYFLGQIHERAGRPEQAIKEYREAVKLAPAFAPARMNLGVVYQHQGQLEMAIPQYREVIKLHPDDAMAHANLACALAEQGKMEPAVLEYKEALRLNPGDAEVHFALGGLYEGRGRLDLAQREYEAALKADPSFGAAETAIGWIRLGKGWREEAFESFNRALRANPEDARAYLGIAKVYLLRGKQQSAMENYAQALRLEKDPEKKNQIMNDLFREGNTWDV